In Mustela nigripes isolate SB6536 chromosome 2, MUSNIG.SB6536, whole genome shotgun sequence, a single window of DNA contains:
- the OLIG1 gene encoding oligodendrocyte transcription factor 1, with translation MYYALSQARVNAAPATMLRPQRPGDVQLGASLYELVGYRQPPSASSSSSTSSSSTATPLLPKAAREKPEAPAEPLGAGAGPGAHAGGGSRADAKEEHQQQLRRKINSRERKRMQDLNLAMDALREVILPYSAAHCQGAPGRKLSKIATLLLARNYILLLGSSLQELRRALGEGAGPAAPRLLLAGLPLLAAAPGSVLLAPGAVGPPDALRPAKYLSLALDEPPCGQFALPGGGAGGGAGGPGLCTCAVCKFPHLVPAGLGLAAVQAQFSK, from the coding sequence aTGTACTATGCGCTTTCCCAGGCGCGCGTGAACGCGGCCCCCGCGACCATGCTGCGGCCACAGCGGCCCGGAGACGTGCAGCTCGGGGCCTCCCTGTACGAGTTGGTGGGCTACCGGCAGCcgccctccgcctcctcctcctcctccacgtCCTCCTCCTCCACGGcgacccccctcctccccaaggcGGCGCGCGAGAAGCCCGAGGCGCCCGCCGAGCCGCTGGGCGCGGGAGCGGGGCCCGGCGCGCACGCGGGCGGCGGCTCCCGGGCGGACGCCAAAGAGGAGCATCAACAGCAGCTGCGGCGCAAGATCAACAGCCGCGAGCGGAAGCGCATGCAGGACCTGAACCTGGCCATGGACGCGCTGCGCGAGGTCATCCTGCCCTACTCGGCGGCTCACTGCCAGGGCGCGCCCGGCCGCAAGCTCTCCAAGATCGCCACGCTGCTGCTGGCCCGCAACTACATCCTGCTGCTGGGCAGCTCGCTGCAGGAGCTGCGCCGCGCGCTGGGCGAGGGCGCCGGACCCGCGGCGCCGCGCCTGCTGCTGGCCGGCCTGCCCCTGCTGGCCGCCGCGCCCGGCTCCGTGCTGCTGGCGCCCGGCGCCGTGGGGCCTCCCGACGCGCTGCGCCCCGCCAAGTACCTGTCGCTGGCGCTCGACGAGCCGCCGTGCGGCCAGTTCGCGCTCcccggcggcggcgcgggcggcggcgcgggcggccCGGGCCTCTGTACCTGCGCGGTCTGCAAGTTCCCGCACCTCGTCCCCGCCGGCTTGGGCCTGGCCGCGGTGCAGGCGCAGTTTTCCAAGTGA